In Solenopsis invicta isolate M01_SB chromosome 1, UNIL_Sinv_3.0, whole genome shotgun sequence, one genomic interval encodes:
- the LOC105194801 gene encoding E3 ubiquitin-protein ligase RNF25, with protein sequence MMSDVMMDERVTDEIEALKAILLDNELNIKENDRGEPECIETILFPSTGEDSQSQYVCVTLIVRLPSGYPDVSPTINLKNPRGLDEDTVKLMQSDAEAKCKVFIGQPVMFELIELIREHLTRSNLPTDQCAVCLYGFREGDEFTKTECYHYFHSHCLAAHVAAAERYYREEQEKLPQWQQDTTNKFQAICPVCRESINCDVESLWSAPPPIDVEAATDFSVTAELRELQKHMAALYLRQQQRGGIIDLEAEGVKMLVRTEDDPAAAAEEVSPPGTSLNAYSNTTTMQSVTQVQHSKQSTHQSQNHHSQYQSRQMQHNHGHNNHNHGHRHRGRGRAHYRRHFDKVRQTEATPR encoded by the exons ATGATGTCAGACGTGATGATGGATGAACG AGTGACTGATGAGATTGAGGCATTAAAAGCAATTCTATTGGATAATGAGCTCAACATCAAGGAAAATGATag aGGAGAGCCAGAGTGTATCGAGACGATACTATTTCCATCAACCGGCGAAGATTCTCAATCACAATATGTTTGTGTCACGTTAATTGTACGATTACCCTCGGGTTATCCCGACGTCTCGCCGACCATAAATTTGAAAAACCCAAGAGGATTGGACGAAGATACGGTAAAGCTGATGCAATCTGATGCTGAGGCCAAATGCAAAGTTTTCATAGGTCAACCAGTCATGTTCGAATTAATAGAg TTAATACGAGAACACCTGACGAGAAGCAATCTTCCCACTGATCAGTGTGCCGTGTGCTTGTACGGCTTCCGTGAGGGGGATGAATTCACAAAGACAGAATGCTATCACTATTTTCATTCGCACTGCTTGGCGGCACACGTCGCCGCTGCCGAGAGATATTACAGGGAAGAGCAAGAAAAGTTACCACAATGGCAACAGGACactacaaataaatttcaa GCTATATGCCCCGTTTGCCGGGAATCGATCAACTGCGACGTTGAAAGCTTGTGGTCGGCACCGCCACCAATCGACGTCGAAGCTGCCACCGATTTTTCTGTCACCGCCGAGTTGAGAGAATTGCAGAAGCATATGGCCGCTTTGTATTTGCGGCAGCAACAGCGGGGCGGTATAATCGATCTCGAGGCTGAAGGCGTCAAAATGTTGGTGAGAACGGAGGACGATCCCGCCGCTGCTGCGGAAGAGGTCAGCCCCCCTGGCACGAGCTTGAATGCATATTCAAATACGACTACCATGCAATCAGTTACTCAAGTG CAACACTCGAAACAATCGACGCATCAGTCACAGAACCATCATTCACAGTATCAATCGCGTCAGATGCAGCACAATCACGGCCACAACAATCACAATCATGGCCATCGGCACCGAGGACGCGGTCGAGCCCATTATCGACGTCACTTTGACAAAGTCAGGCAGACGGAAGCTACTCCCAGATGA